Genomic segment of Eleutherodactylus coqui strain aEleCoq1 chromosome 1, aEleCoq1.hap1, whole genome shotgun sequence:
CCTGCCTCGCGTTTTCTTCCAGTGCTGCAGatgtggacatgcgcagtacagatgactcTGCACTGTCACTATGGCGATGACGCAGCTCCCGCAACCATCCTGCAATGAttattgcagaatggccgtgggttggacagcttccattgacttcaatggaagccctcaACAAAAAATTGCCGCATGCTACGATTTCTTCCCCGTGAGCACAAAATCCTGatcaatttccgctcgtgggcaggaaatcacatATTGTCATAGAATGCTATGGGCTAcatgtgctgcggaatctgggctggacgcccgctccagatttcataatgcaaatctGCCGTGCCCAGACGGCCTAAATGGGGCATAagatatgcagcagaccagcgaGTATTTTTAGGGGGCGTCACATACAGCATTTTGTGGGAAATCACACCTACAGATTTTAATCCACTTTTTTGAATCAACAGTggataaaaaaaaagtgagaactACACCTCCGTTGTCACACAGCCGCAGCGTCTTTACGCGTGCATTCGGagttgcgtatttgcacatgtgcgtgttttactgtactttttgcatacacaaattgtgctcccattcacttaaatttggcataaagttaattagttcaatatgtgctaatttgcgcgcaaatgcgcaggaaaatagagcgtgctgctaaTTTTATTTTGCACGAacgaaatgcatgcgcaaaataccctcatgtgaacaaagccattgaaatcaatgggctctattcactgcggatatgcaaatatgtccgtgtgaatcaGACCTAAAGGAAGGGCTTTGACTCCAAAAACTACCtcaaaaactgcaagtgtgtTTTCCAAAATCTGCTGGTGTGCGAGGCCACCATTATGGTCTACTTAATTACACGACCGGCTGACAAACGACCATTTGTTAGTTGGTCGGCTGATCATTCCTTCTTTTAAATAtctaggacaacccctttgacaGCATAACAATGTCTGACTAAACAGCCATGAGATCAGTAATCCCACATCACAGTGCGGAGTGTTTGTGCTTTTCCCAGCCAGCATTATTAGTTCTAGCATTCATCACTGCAGTTGTAGTAACGCTGGCGACCACCAGATGTCGCTGTCTCTTTAGCTCACACTCCCATTGCCGGTGCCCTACTGTTCGTGCCTCTACGCTCGTTGCTCTCGAGCCTCGGGAAGGGTTGAGCTTGTGCTGCGCGACTTTCCGGCCTGTCAGGACAGAGGCGGCCGTGCGGGGAGCGCAGTCACGTCGCCATTTTACGCCTGCTGTGGTAAGATAATTGGTGCTCCGTTTAGAAGCGACCTGTTCTAGGTGGTAATATGTTGGGGTGCAAGTAGGTGTCCTCATTTATTCCTGCAGTGGTTGGTATAATGGAGTGTCGTCATTAGGGCACACGTAGAGGTTACATCTCCCTGGTAGGTACAAGTGCcagcaccccctcccccacgTCCTGCTGTGCCCATATGGAGAGCACATAGTGATGGGGGAGAAGGAATGGCGTACTGCGCAGTGCTGACCGCAGTGATGTGGCATATAGCCTGTAACGCGCCGCTCACTGCCGCCTCTTACTCCCTTACATCCTGGGTTCAGGCGCTATAAATCGTTACGTCATACGGGGATCGTGTTATATACGGGGAGCActcggggcccttttacacaaattATCGCTGCATTGCGCCAATCTGAATGATcgttttgcagtgactgaacgatAATTAATCTGCTTATCGTTCGTTCAGTTTCTACAGGGCTGTCTGTCCGTGTAACTGTGAACGATAGTCCGTgtctgtaaatggaggtgggtggaAGCGATCTCCGGCCCacgccgcctccattcataggACGGCCATCGCTCCTGTGTGGGAGCGCCCAATAATCGGCTCTGGTAAAAGGAGCTTTACACGGTAaaagtggtttcacacctgcgttgggggttCCCCTTTACTGCGTTCAGGGAACAGGGAATCACCATGGTCACACGGGCCGGACTTGGAACGGGACGGACcctcattgactataaaggggtcctttgtgtctgctcagctgcccggggttgcatgcagagcttttcttCTGGTGTTTTGTGCCGGAtccaataataataatcatctttatttgtgtagcgccgacttattctgcagcgctttcaagcatgggagaacacagaccagacagttacatgtggtattcagttATTAGAAGacaaatggggtggaggtgataaggaggtacaggggcaggagatgtacaCACAGGCctagtggaaggtgtggggagccatagggaggggcaggggcatGTCATAGGGGTgtgggactaggtcaggagatttggaatgcctccctgaagaggtgtgtttttaaggcacgtctgaaatttcgtgcatcgagGATTGTCTGGATATCTTGGGGTAAAACGTTCCaggggatgggtgctgctctggtgaagtcctggaggggggaatgtgaggttcatataagaggagtgtttagtctgagtgtgttagcagatcgggGTGTACGAACAggggggaggcgatgtatggtggtgcggcaccatggagagctttgtgggtgaggcgTTTGAATTTGGTTCTGCAGAGTATGGacagccagtgcaatgactggcatagtgcagagtcgtctgagtaacggctggacagaaagataagcctggctgccatTTAGTATGGGTTGGAGAGGGGAAGGCCAAGTAGCAGCTAGTTACGGTAGTCAAGTCGAGTTACGGTAGTCGagttgggaatggatgagggcagcaACACAGGTGGCATgcggggggtaaaggagagatcagagtccagtgtgacccccaaggcagcaggcgtgctatctgggggttatggtggttcagatactgatatggagatgttggaaggcagaaagacgGGGAGGTCAGTTTTTGCAaggttaaggcctcctgtccacggcagtttattcgccggcggtaaaccgaCAGTGAATCACGCCGGccaacgcttcccatagcattgctatggaaagcgctggcacctgtccacgagcggagaatcattgtgattctccactcgcggcgggcaattcgcagcatgctgcgatttaccccGATTCTCCGCTTTCAGCGTAtatattagatagggctgaccggcagagattcgccggcggctcccgcagccgcatcgcccgtggacagccagcctaagtcTGAGAAAGAGGGAGGATATGGTGTTAAAGAcagcagacagtcagtgatgttttggaagaAAGGTGCAGAGCTGTTGctggaggtgtataactgggtgtcgacAGCATAGAGatgatattggaggccaaatctgcggTTGGTTTGTTTGATTGGGGCAAGGCAGATAGAGGAGGGTGCCGAGGATCGAGCCCTGGGGGCACCCCGACAGCGAGGGGAAGCGAAGACGagatagagccagcgaaggagacgCTGAAGAAGCAGTCAGAGGTAGGAGGAGAGCGATGGGAGCTCCAACtcagatgtgaacccagccgtaaACATTTATCAGTGGGTAGTGTTATTGTATAATAGTATTGGCGTTCACTATTGTGGAGGATTGGTGTCTCTTCTGCTAATCTGTGTTGTGCTTTTCTATAGAATAACTGAGAATCCTAGAAAACTTCTTTCCATCTCCGGCCTATGAGAACTGATCAGGAAACATATGTAAGTAGAATTCACATAGTGGGATGTCTAGTATCATGTAAATGTCTTGTCATGTTGACATCTCAATAGAAAAGTCTTCTGCTATAAATGTTATGCTTTATACCCAATGCCCATGGGTGTATTTGCTTTGCacaatccagagcgggcgtccgtctccggattccgcaacaaatactgcccatagacctgCTATAGAAAATCGCTTTACCCTGTCCACGAACGGAAATTGTTTGCAGACggaaaattgtagcatgttctatttcgatGCGGATTCCGCGCGAACGGCTGCCGTTGAAGTCCATGCAGACGGGCCACagaatctgcgtcatcgcctagcgatggtgcgGCGTCATTTATGCTGCTCATGTGCAACTGAATCACCTCTGTACCTGTGCTGTACTGGGGCATATGAACATCAAAGGAGGAGATGTCCAACTTGACACTTCGTTTGTAACCAGAGTGATCCATGGCTCCTGGTCTGGACGATCGTCTATTACATGATCAGTCATTCCTATGAATGGACACCATGTGATTCCATATTGCTCCTGTAGTGCCCCAAGCTTTCCATACTAGTAGCAGCACAGTGTGCGCTCATGTAAGAGGTTGCCCAAATAGTTTAACCTTTTTAATTGCCTCCTtgggaaatctgcagcaaacagaaaTCCTGGagatcacagctggctgctgcggtgTGCACAAGCCTCCACCCCACACACTGTTGTGTTTGTTGGTTTCTTGTGTGGAAGATCACACTTTATTAGGTAGTCTAAATGCTTGAATCTGTTTTTAGACTGCAGAGATATGAATGAACATCCTAAGAAACGTAAAAGGAAGACCTCCTTCCCTTCTCGGTATGCGGGACAGAATACAACTCTTACTCCTCCAGGTAAGATGATGAGACCAGAGCTTTCCTATTATATTGACCGCATAGTCCTCATAATAAAGGCCAGACTTGTACTCTTCATTTCCTGAATATGCATATGTCCTAATCTTGCCCTATATGTAACGTATTTAACTACTATCttattttctcctttttcctAGATGTTGCTCTTCCAGTAAAAACTGTAGAAAATAACGGGATCTACTTTGATCACTGTTACAGTATCTGTTCTATAATTCAGACTGAACCCAAAGCTCCAGAAAGTGAAGGTGAGTAAAGAAAGATAGAAACGGGCAAGAATAATACAGGTGGTCTTAGTTAAATCGCCCGCAGATCACGCTCTGTAATCctttccataggattactatggaaattgcagcgccggcgtccacgagcagagaatcatagtgattcgtTGCTCGTCGGctttaaatcacggcatgctgtgaggctcatctcggagacctgtcagctctcctcctccacggtggaatatcgctagcgatattctgcctcggtcatggacatggggccttacATATCTGCACTAGTCATGTTATCCTGTCTATGATTTGTGTGAAAACAAACATATATAAGACTTCATAGACTCACCACATACGTTCATATCTGTATGAGCCATCACGTCTGCACCCGAAAGTTTGTGGTATCTTCTTTACGACTGATCCAGCAGTTCTGTGGCTTCCATTCACAATACAAATGTGAAGATAGCCTTAGCATACTATTCTTGCTGTTAAGCCAGTAAATACGATAGTACTTCTCATGGGTAATTCTTTGTCCAAGAggtacttcccccccccccccctatatacaaTAGGAATAGTACAAAGTGATGCTACTTCTACTTGGCAATCTCACTTTCCACTTACTTAAAGCCTGTGATCATTACATGATTTGATTGCATCATGCAAAAGTTGAATTATTCAACTCGATGAAGGTCAAGCGACTGGGTCATTTTGTTCCTGCACACTTTTCACACGCATCAATATGGCAAACAAAATGGTTAATGCAACCTATAATTTGCAGCTGGTGACAAGACTTTACAGTGTCTTTACCCACTCCTACTAGCCCTGTTTTCGTGGCTGTAGATTTAAATGCATTTCCCCCATGCTATATAGAGGTCTAGCAAACGTTCCTAGCTGCTCACCAGGAACGTCACTCAGGCAAGCAGAGCGGTGGCGCCATGGAATGACTGACCATAGTCAGTAGGTAGGTTCTGGACGCTGTATGCAGGGGAAATCCTGACtcctccccatctcctgttctagagTATAGTACGAGCAGGAGATGAAGAGTCAGGatttcttctgcatacagcatctGGAAGCCCTCACCGGCTCAGCACTACAGCTTGTGAAAACATCACTGCATGGCCAGAGTTTAAAGGgttttgttataaaaaaaaatcagtacttacctattccttcccaggcaaactccttaccgcatcttctccagtcccccgggtcgccTCAGTGCAAGCCAGCCGGATCTTCTTCTCCTTGTTATGGAGCGTtctttctctgcattcttctttcgATAGCTTAGTGAGAAttgcgtcactagtgacataacgttcACTGCTTAAGAAGAAATGCTGATCTATtactgagactgcgcatgcgttcTGTCTCACCGCGAGAGTTCCCATACTATTGCAGCAAGaccctgcgcatgcgcagtctctgcattaGCTGGGCtatgaacactacgtcactaatgacgtagcatacattggccggcaggaagaagactgcagagaatggacgcttcgtcacaggaagcagaaaaatcggccagctggaggtgacgtgcCCGGGGGCGTTGGGAGGAATgcaagagacaggagaagatctgtgggaagaagatgcggtaagaaaacTGACTGGAGAGAAATGGGggggtatagtttttttttatgacagaacccctttaagcaggacGTGGGAAGCAAGAAACGGCCACTAGGGGTGCTATTTTTACTAATAAGGCCCACTTGGGTGCCATTACCAAATGGGGACACAGATATGACCCTTTAGTGGAGaccctattactacaggggatagTGAGAGCATTACGTTACGCTCACACATAGCTGatatgatgcagattttccacagctgaaaaaaatgcacagaatccacatcaaaatttgtTCCATTTTGTGCGAATCAGCGCCAAATAGTGTGGAATTGTTGTGAATTTTTTTCAGCCGTGGAACGTGTGAATACTCTCTAGGTCTTATTATAGTGAGAGATATGTATGTATAATTTTAAgcttatatttttttcaaaggtGGACTAAAATTTTATTTGCCTTTTAGATTTTTCAGCTTAGAGCCAGTGGCTCCTAGGTAATTTTCTTTAGTCTGGAGCCATGCTGTAGATATGTGATAAACAGAATGTGAGTAAATGATATTCAAGAAATGTAACTTTGTTTCATAGAGGAACAGCCCAGTACTAATGGGGACAGCAGAGAGATGTGCGAGTCTCCCACGTTGATACCACAACCCGTTCATGAAGAAGCAATTGTGGAAGTCCATACTGAAGAGCCGGAATGTGTTCCGTCCCCGGTCATCGAGGAAGAAATAAAAGATGATGTCCCACTTCAGATACAAGACAGCCCAGAAGGCAGCCCCTCCTCCAATCTGACAACACCTCAGAAGTGGCCATTGCTGAGGGCCAACAGTAGCGGTCTCTTTCGATGTGAGCAGTGCGACTATAACAGCAAATACTTCTCTGATCTGAAGCAGCATATGATCTTGAAGCACAAGTGCGCTGAGTCTCACATCTGCAAGGTGTGTAAGCAGAGCTTTACTAGTGACGAGCTACTAGTGGAACATGGAAAAGTGCACGAAGAGGAGCAGCTGAGCTGTAAGCACTGCGATTACAAGACCGGCTCATTTGAGAATCTGAGTCAACACGTGGCCGATGCTCACTTCAATGACTTTCTCTACTGGTGTGAGCAGTGCGATTTGCAATTTTGCACAAGTAGTGAACTGTACCTACACTTTCAGGAGCACAGTTGTGACGAACAATACTTATGCCAGTTCTGTGAACACGAGACCAACGATCCAGAGGATCTGCATAGTCATGTAGTGAACGAGCATACGTGCCGTCTCATAGAGTTAAGCGATGCCTATAACAACGGAGGACGCGGACAATTCAGTCTATTAAATAAAATCAGTTTCGATAAATGCAAGAACTTTTTCGTATGCCAGGTCTGTGGCTTTAGCAGCAGGCTCCACACCAATGTGAACAGACATGTGGCAATAGAGCACACTCGTTTTTACCCACATGTCTGTGATGACTGCGGGAAAGGGTTTTCTGGCATGTTAGAATATAGTCAGCATTTAACCCTACATACATCGGAAGGTGTCTACTTGTGCCAATATTGCGAATACTCAACAGGTCAGCTGGAGGACTTAAAAACTCACCTAGATTTTCGACATTCTGCCGATATGCCTCATAAGTGTGGGAGCTGCCTTCTGAGGTTCGGATCAGAAGATGACCTTAAGACCCATCTTCAGACACACGAGAGAACCTGAATCGTTCAAGCATTTAGCATGTAAAACACACATTTTCTGGCGTCTGCAAATTACTGTACGAGATCCGAACACTTTGATGTCTCAGACAATGCAACATGTTATGTGTGTAGCAGCTTCTATTGCCGGCTCTGGACCGAACTTATAATGACTTGAGTCTGCCATGCCTAGAAGATGTCATTTGTGCAATTGGTAAACTAAACACACTCGCTTCTAAAGCAGTAGTAATAAACTTTGTAGTGAATGATAAAataaagccaacactgcatgctCCGTGAATGAGGTGTCatggtattttatatatatattctcctttTAAATCTGTTGTTACTTTTGGAAAGTATAAATGAAATTGTAAAAACTTTGATTTCCATATATGAAACACTCAATGTCAGGCTGAATGTAAGTCATTTGAAGCAGGGCCTTCATTCTCTGTATGTGAGCAAAATAAATTGTGGGGAAAGAAAAGTCCTTGTCCTTTTTATTTGCTGTCAAAGTGATTCATAGACATCAGCAAGGAGAGGACTACCGTTATAAAGCCAAGAGTAGAACCGGCTGGAgtattattatatatacaccTAAGCTTTCCCGGTGACTTGAGACCCGTTTTTGTCTTTCAAAATACACCTGTGTGTTACAAAACTAATAAGTAATATTGATCCTGCATTCAGTATGGTGAATATGCTTGTGTATGTTGGGCACAGTTGTGTCTAAGTAAAGGTGTTATCCAGACCCTCTCCCAAAAATTTTTGAAACTTGCTCAGGGTGTTGGAAGAATATATAAAAAGTCATACTCTCCTCACCTGATCCCTGTCGCTCTCCACTTtctgctgcagcagtgatgatGGCCCATACTGGGACCAATGTAGCTAATCGCCAGCCAAGGTGAcacattggctgtagcagtcacatgtccctgttaGGGATGTCATTGCTGTAGCAGGGGATCAGATGAGGCGAGTATGATTTGATTTTTCACCACCCTGAGCAGGTTTCAAAAACTTTTTAATTCTATAATGCAAGAAAGAATATTGTTTGAACTATGGAAGTCATCACTTCTCATGCCCATGTCACATAACCACTAGAGATaagctcgtttaaggctgctactcgatcgagtaactgtgtactcgcccgagcagcatgcaggggggggggggggggagagatctctctcttccctcccacctcccctccttGGTTCCAGAAATCAACGTCTCTTTTCTCTGTCACCTCCTTGATATTAGAAGGTACATGATCTATAGTACGGTACCTAAGCTGACTAACCGTGTGTCCAGCCTGTACAAAATGTTTAGCTACTCAGACATCCAGTCAGGGTCAGCTGATCAGATAAATAACAAAAGAAGACAAACAGGTGAATCTCTCTCTAATAAAATACATTTCATCATTCCTGGGGTGAGAAAAGCTAGCATCACATCATATTATTGCACTAAGCGCACCCCAAACAGGCAAAATTCCCTTTCTTGTTGGGAACAAACATACGCAGCTCAAATTGCTTACCTGGTCTGGGAAATGTATGGACCAGCTTATCTCTCAGGTTTCCACCCCTTCGGTAAGTCATCAGCGGTGATGTAAATTCAGCCACCTCTGGATGGCATTTTGTTAACATAGGCCAATGTTTGTGAATAATTTGGGATATCTTACCACTAGTCCATATGTAGTGACAAACTGGATCCTAGCGGGCTGCTTCTTAGGTTTATTCACCAAAAGATACTCGCGGTTCCTAGTGCAGGCCTTCATGCTAAGATCAATGACCAATTTATTGTTTTTGATGGTAAAATGTTCCAtcaaacagaatttttttttttctgtagaacATCCTCCAGAAGGGACAAAACAAACTCCATCCATCTATAGGGAAGATCTGATCTCATTAGATGTCCCCTCACTACCTCAAGAATGGCTAATGTTGGTGTAAAGTGAGACCACATCGAATTAACCCACCAAAGCATTTTCCTCAATGATCACAtcccttattttcaggaaaaaaatCATGTGTCCCCGAATATATGATTTGGCCTCCACCACAACGAAGGATTATTATAAAGGGAATCTCTCCCTGAATCTATAGGGCGCCCAGGTGGATTATCAAGATTTTTATGGATTTTGGGTAGTGTGTAAGATGAGAACCACCGGAAATTTGGGTACAAGAAGTCCCCTAATTGGATATCGATAATGTCCTGCTCAACAGCATCATCCAGCAGTAATTTCAAGCCGGCCTGATACTGGGGAGCAGGGTTGTCTTTCAAAGTCTCATAGATGTTGCTATCCCTCAACTGGGTGAGGACCTCATCGTTTATCTACTGGTGTCCAAAATTACaactacgccccccccccctttgtcggCTGCCCTGATAATGATTGTCGAGTCCTCATGTAAATTATTAAGCGCCTCCAATTCGAACTTCTAAGAAAGCCCACTAGATAAAACATCAATTTCTCCTTCAGACAGTACCTTAGAGGATATGTTCACAACCCAAGAACGATCTGTCATCGTGTTTTCTGGCGGGTCCTTGATCATGTTGTGATATATTCGAGCCTCCTTTACCTGGGCCTGTTAtgtttacgcccccccccccccaggatgtCGTAGACAGATGCCCCCAAATATTGGATGGTGATGTTCTGTACTGGCCAATCAAGCAATAGAATTTCACTTTTTGTGGTGGCCTTGTAAAAAGTCACTTTTTACATGAATTCTTGAATCATATTTAGCTTGTAATACCAAAACTAGCGACGTTTGGTAACACCACCCAAAATCTGTAAACCGATTTGTTGAGGGCCGACCTAATTGCATACATGTGTTATCCATACGTTTCTCAGccctatggatttttttttattggagactAAGCTTCTATTACTATGATTTATACTACATTGGGGACTCGCTGTTGATATTATTAACTATTTAAAGGGgattgcccagttgtaaactattgatggcctatccatcaAAGGTTAAAATCTTATGAAagacttaggctggggtcacacaggatggaatttcaGCCAATTGCCACACCTAAAAAAAAACGTAAGCATTCtgctggaaaagcgcagcttcaaaacttgtGGCCTTTAGCCGGAGGTTTTGTAGCGGTTTTGCCTCTCCACAGAGAGGAGAAAGGTCGCtgcagaaaagagaaaagaactgacatgctgcggaattaaattcagcgccgcatgtcagtttttgtGCGGCCTGGCTGCAATAGATTGGTGGCAGCGTGTGGACGGGATTTTTGCAAAATCGCgttgtagaggtgggatttatgaattggctgagccgtggtattgattagccaattcataaattttgCCTTCACAACGCAATGGCCGTGATTGGTTTttcaactgctgctcagccaattacagccatcgcattggtttgaTTGAGCGCTGCACTGATTAGTTcgtgagcactgctcagccaatcagagatgtcgcttcctggaggcgggatttataaatcctgtaaccagaaagtgattttttgtgggcggctgaggactgcaagaagtgcgtcGGAGCTACGGAGAGCAGTGGAAGGgacgtggaccgagcctgctaggtaatgtattcctttatgtaatgtagctagggcttatatttcaagcctctccaaaaaaaatcaggatagggcttattttcaggggacggAGTAAAGGGTATGgtccgggtcctcccgctgctctccggagcttggccaacacagaagatcacttcttggttgCTATATCCATAAGTCCCGTCTCCAGGAagtaatggctctgattggttcatccagtgctgctcagccaatcaatgcagcactggatgaaccaatgcgatggctgagattggttcatccactgctacattgattggctgagcactgccgaaagaaccaatcaacagtcaGCGCGTTGTGGAGGAGGGATTTatcaattggctgagccacggcattgatttgccaattcataaatccaacCTCCACATCCCATGAAGCAATCGCAGCCACCGCATTGGTTCATTCagcgctgctttgattggctgggcaatgctggatgaaccaatcagagccattgcttcctggatgcGGGATTTATGCACAGCTCCTTTTAAGATgttttatctcctatccacaagaTGACTTTATAATCAGtgtgggtctgaccactgggacccccaccgatccggaGAATTAGAGTCCGGTCTGTCCTTGAATGAATAGAGCTGAGGTTGTGCAGGCGCACCGCTGACCCATTCCTTTCAAC
This window contains:
- the ZNF639 gene encoding zinc finger protein 639, which gives rise to MNEHPKKRKRKTSFPSRYAGQNTTLTPPDVALPVKTVENNGIYFDHCYSICSIIQTEPKAPESEEEQPSTNGDSREMCESPTLIPQPVHEEAIVEVHTEEPECVPSPVIEEEIKDDVPLQIQDSPEGSPSSNLTTPQKWPLLRANSSGLFRCEQCDYNSKYFSDLKQHMILKHKCAESHICKVCKQSFTSDELLVEHGKVHEEEQLSCKHCDYKTGSFENLSQHVADAHFNDFLYWCEQCDLQFCTSSELYLHFQEHSCDEQYLCQFCEHETNDPEDLHSHVVNEHTCRLIELSDAYNNGGRGQFSLLNKISFDKCKNFFVCQVCGFSSRLHTNVNRHVAIEHTRFYPHVCDDCGKGFSGMLEYSQHLTLHTSEGVYLCQYCEYSTGQLEDLKTHLDFRHSADMPHKCGSCLLRFGSEDDLKTHLQTHERT